One genomic segment of Huiozyma naganishii CBS 8797 chromosome 8, complete genome includes these proteins:
- the KNAG0H03860 gene encoding uncharacterized protein: MGLLNPLKPLACNTFGTTFSKSHEVDKIENYLRAAQGILEDVRRRVSQEQDRVSLKKNQALRPSNFKVGQKVLIKKDVYMKPKRGQKFHFLWYGPYAIVEVINPNSYRVETGTDTLRHCVFNARDLKPFSERENDYGRIPPLTREAQLANLNQIVGFGKLSMRPEGTMVETVWRDAEAWDTIQMPLELVESHLPAHYIEYLKKHRTNRKRLQDDTIARAQVRWRGGRPPIKRKRIGRKR; this comes from the coding sequence ATGGGACTTCTCAACCCATTAAAACCTTTGGCATGCAACACGTTCGGCACGACGTTTAGCAAGAGCCACGAGGTGGATAAGATCGAGAACTACCTACGAGCTGCCCAAGGAATCCTTGAGGACGTTCGCCGTAGGGTGTCACAAGAGCAAGACAGAGTCTCGCTCAAGAAAAACCAAGCGCTGCGGCCTAgtaacttcaaagttggtcAAAAGGTGTTAATCAAAAAGGACGTCTACATGAAACCAAAACGGGGACAGAAATTCCATTTCTTGTGGTATGGACCATATGCGATCGTGGAAGTCATCAATCCGAACTCTTACCGAGTGGAGACTGGGACGGACACGCTTCGTCACTGTGTGTTCAATGCGCGGGATCTGAAGCCTTTCTCGGAACGGGAAAATGATTACGGACGCATCCCACCTTTGACTCGCGAAGCTCAATTGGCCAACCTCAACCAGATCGTtggttttggaaaactgaGTATGCGCCCAGAGGGAACCATGGTTGAGACTGTCTGGAGGGATGCAGAAGCGTGGGATACCATTCAAATGCCTCTCGAGCTGGTCGAAAGCCATCTACCCGCCCACTACatcgagtacttgaaaAAGCATCGAACGAATCGGAAACGATTGCAGGACGACACTATAGCGAGAGCACAAGTCCGTTGGCGTGGAGGCAGGCCCCCGATAAAGCGGAAAAGAATAGGGAGGAAACGCTGA